A part of Deinococcus aerolatus genomic DNA contains:
- a CDS encoding TRAP transporter permease — MTEGERRALEMVEAAETGGRKLFGGQKTLVTVIAVAWCLYQMYAAQVGNIDLLTLRAIHLAFAFSLGYLVFPFRKTPGNPQTRVPWYDWVLGLLATGTAIYLILQYPSIATVQGGVLTNVDVWIGSAMVVLLLLAAWRTIGIAMPIVASVFMLYALTGPRGLIRGDLGPQLQLHAGQTWPQVVGQLFANTEGIFGTAIGVSAQIVFLFVLFGAIFDKLGAGDWFMNVAQGALGGFRGGPAKASVLSSALNGIISGSAVSNVVTGGNITIGTMKRVGYSAEKAGAIEVASSSNGQLMPPVMGAAAFIMAQNLNIEYRTLILAAAIPAFLCYGALLVVVHLEALKLGLKGLPRNELPRVRQTLLKGWYYLIPLVYLIGTLTINPEATPERVALNTVFMMIVMMFIQEVYFGSRKGLSVGQGLLDGGRKLIEAFEGGARSMIGIAIATAAAGIIVGIVTITGLGFGLADIVQLASDGVRNLILSVAGLIPGLDATAVAGFGAILIVLMMAQLIALILGMGLPTTANYILMSALIVPIIAKIAGLDNSNPVQMLPVHMFVFYFGIMADSTPPVALAAFAAAAISGGNPVATGVQAFKYELRTALLAYMMFFNPQLLLIANNRLSGLGFGDAIFMILFAFIGLVAFSAATMRFLHRKTNPLQALLLLVASFMLIIPTHVLVNLVALGLIALVYLWQKAGSRREPPKSVPAAA, encoded by the coding sequence ATGACCGAGGGCGAACGCCGCGCCCTGGAAATGGTGGAGGCCGCCGAGACGGGGGGCCGCAAGCTGTTCGGCGGGCAGAAGACGCTGGTGACCGTGATCGCCGTAGCGTGGTGTCTGTACCAGATGTACGCCGCACAGGTGGGCAACATCGATCTGCTGACGCTGCGGGCCATTCACCTGGCCTTCGCCTTCAGCCTGGGGTATCTGGTGTTCCCCTTCCGCAAGACGCCCGGCAACCCGCAGACGCGGGTGCCGTGGTACGACTGGGTGCTGGGCCTGCTGGCTACCGGCACCGCCATCTACCTGATCTTGCAGTATCCCTCGATTGCCACGGTGCAGGGCGGCGTCCTGACCAACGTGGACGTGTGGATCGGTAGCGCCATGGTGGTGTTGCTGCTGCTGGCCGCGTGGCGCACCATCGGCATCGCCATGCCCATCGTGGCGTCGGTGTTCATGCTGTACGCCCTGACCGGGCCGCGCGGCCTGATCCGGGGCGACCTGGGGCCGCAACTGCAGCTGCATGCCGGACAGACCTGGCCGCAGGTGGTGGGCCAGCTGTTCGCCAACACGGAGGGCATCTTCGGCACAGCCATCGGCGTCTCGGCGCAGATCGTCTTTCTGTTCGTGCTGTTCGGGGCCATCTTCGACAAGCTGGGCGCGGGCGACTGGTTCATGAACGTGGCGCAGGGAGCGCTGGGCGGCTTCCGGGGCGGCCCGGCCAAGGCCAGCGTCCTGAGCAGCGCGCTGAACGGCATCATCAGCGGTTCGGCGGTCAGTAACGTGGTCACGGGCGGCAACATCACCATCGGCACCATGAAACGGGTGGGCTACAGCGCCGAGAAGGCCGGTGCCATTGAGGTTGCCAGTTCCAGCAACGGCCAGCTGATGCCTCCGGTGATGGGCGCGGCGGCCTTTATCATGGCGCAGAACCTGAACATCGAGTACCGCACGCTGATTCTGGCGGCGGCCATTCCGGCGTTCCTGTGCTACGGCGCGCTGCTGGTGGTCGTCCATCTGGAGGCGCTGAAGCTGGGCCTTAAGGGCCTGCCCAGGAACGAACTGCCGCGCGTGCGCCAGACCCTCCTGAAAGGCTGGTACTACCTGATTCCGCTGGTGTACCTGATCGGCACGCTGACCATCAACCCGGAGGCCACGCCAGAGCGGGTGGCGCTGAACACCGTGTTCATGATGATCGTCATGATGTTCATTCAGGAGGTCTACTTCGGCAGCCGCAAGGGCCTGAGCGTGGGACAGGGGCTGCTGGACGGTGGCCGGAAGCTGATCGAGGCCTTCGAGGGCGGGGCCAGGAGCATGATCGGCATCGCCATCGCCACCGCCGCCGCCGGGATCATCGTCGGCATCGTGACCATCACCGGGCTGGGCTTCGGGCTGGCCGACATCGTTCAGCTGGCCAGCGACGGTGTCCGCAACCTCATCCTGAGCGTGGCAGGCCTGATTCCGGGGCTGGACGCCACCGCTGTGGCCGGGTTCGGGGCCATTCTGATCGTGCTGATGATGGCGCAGCTGATTGCGCTGATCCTGGGCATGGGCCTGCCCACCACCGCCAACTACATCCTGATGAGCGCCCTGATCGTGCCGATCATCGCCAAGATCGCGGGGCTGGACAACAGCAATCCGGTGCAGATGCTCCCGGTGCACATGTTCGTGTTCTATTTCGGCATCATGGCCGACAGCACGCCCCCCGTGGCGCTGGCGGCCTTCGCGGCGGCGGCCATCAGCGGCGGCAACCCGGTGGCGACGGGCGTGCAGGCCTTCAAGTACGAGCTGCGAACGGCGCTGCTGGCCTACATGATGTTCTTTAACCCGCAGCTGCTGCTGATCGCCAACAACCGGCTGAGCGGGCTGGGCTTCGGCGACGCAATTTTCATGATTCTGTTCGCCTTTATCGGGCTGGTGGCCTTCAGCGCCGCCACCATGCGCTTCCTGCACCGCAAGACCAATCCCCTGCAGGCGCTGCTGCTGCTGGTGGCCTCGTTCATGCTGATTATTCCCACGCATGTGCTGGTCAATCTGGTCGCGCTGGGCCTGATCGCGCTGGTCTACCTGTGGCAGAAGGCGGGTAGCCGCCGCGAGCCGCCGAAGTCGGTGCCGGCCGCCGCCTGA
- a CDS encoding TAXI family TRAP transporter solute-binding subunit: MQIRNKQFMTAAVLGTAALFTGVALAQGTTFLTIGSGSTTGVYFPVATGMAKMMNDAGGIRANARSTGGSVFNMNAMTTGELNAAVAQNDVVYYAYTGTGLDAFKGKANKKIRTMAVLYPEVLHVIARKDSGINSMADLKGKKVVIGDLGSGTEQTAAQVMEAYGLKFDDLGQALRVSPSQGISLMQDKRADALFYTVGVGASAIAQIAQTVDVKLIPVAGNQAASLLKKYPFYVRFNIPAKSYRGIDVTVPGVAVQATLVTTSDESEDTIYKAMKAAFGDEKALKAIHPALGTNFSYAKAIKGLPAPLHPGAVKFFKEQGLSVK, from the coding sequence ATGCAAATACGCAACAAGCAGTTCATGACCGCCGCTGTTCTCGGCACCGCCGCCCTGTTTACCGGCGTGGCCCTGGCGCAGGGCACCACCTTCCTGACCATCGGCTCCGGCAGCACCACGGGCGTCTACTTTCCGGTGGCCACCGGCATGGCCAAGATGATGAACGACGCGGGCGGCATCCGCGCCAACGCCCGTTCTACCGGCGGCAGCGTGTTCAACATGAACGCCATGACCACCGGCGAACTGAACGCCGCCGTGGCCCAGAACGACGTGGTGTACTACGCCTACACCGGCACGGGTCTGGACGCCTTCAAGGGCAAGGCCAACAAGAAGATTCGCACCATGGCCGTGCTGTACCCCGAGGTGCTGCATGTCATTGCGCGCAAGGACTCCGGCATCAACAGCATGGCGGACCTGAAGGGCAAGAAGGTCGTGATCGGGGATCTGGGGTCCGGCACCGAGCAGACCGCCGCGCAGGTCATGGAAGCCTACGGCCTGAAGTTCGACGACCTCGGTCAGGCGCTGCGCGTCTCGCCCTCGCAGGGCATCAGCCTGATGCAGGACAAGCGCGCCGACGCGCTGTTCTACACCGTGGGTGTGGGGGCCAGCGCCATCGCCCAGATCGCCCAGACGGTGGACGTGAAACTCATTCCTGTGGCCGGCAACCAGGCCGCCAGCCTGCTCAAGAAGTACCCCTTCTACGTGCGCTTCAACATTCCCGCCAAGAGCTACCGGGGCATCGACGTCACCGTGCCCGGCGTGGCGGTGCAGGCGACCCTGGTCACCACCAGCGACGAGAGCGAGGACACCATCTACAAGGCCATGAAGGCCGCGTTCGGCGACGAGAAGGCGCTCAAGGCCATTCACCCGGCCCTGGGCACCAACTTCTCCTACGCCAAGGCGATTAAGGGCCTGCCCGCCCCGCTGCACCCCGGCGCGGTCAAGTTCTTCAAGGAGCAGGGGCTCAGCGTCAAGTAA
- a CDS encoding amino acid ABC transporter ATP-binding protein, translated as MTSVAKSSPTGAPIIQAENVQKSFGSFQALKGVNLSVRAGEVVVIIGPSGSGKSTFIRTINALDPHDGGQITVDGIPLNGKGNLDAIRREVGMVFQSFNLFPHLTVLENITLAPTRVRKTSKAEADRRGLELLRRVDIEEQAHKYPAQLSGGQQQRVAIARALAMDPKVMLFDEPTSALDPEMIKEVLDVMKDLARGGMTMLVVTHEMGFAREVADRLLFFDGGNVVEDTTPEEFYNNPQHERAKQFLGKILGH; from the coding sequence ATGACCTCTGTCGCCAAATCCAGCCCCACGGGTGCGCCGATCATCCAGGCCGAGAATGTGCAGAAAAGCTTCGGCAGCTTCCAGGCCCTGAAAGGCGTCAACCTGAGCGTGCGGGCGGGCGAGGTGGTGGTCATTATCGGGCCGTCGGGCAGTGGCAAGAGCACCTTTATCCGCACCATCAACGCGCTGGACCCGCACGACGGCGGGCAGATCACGGTGGACGGCATTCCGCTGAACGGCAAGGGCAACCTCGACGCTATCCGCCGGGAGGTGGGCATGGTGTTCCAGTCGTTCAACCTGTTTCCGCACCTGACCGTGCTGGAAAACATCACCCTGGCCCCCACCCGCGTCCGCAAGACCAGCAAGGCCGAGGCCGACCGACGCGGCCTGGAGCTGCTGCGCCGGGTGGACATCGAGGAACAGGCCCACAAGTACCCGGCCCAGCTGTCGGGCGGCCAGCAGCAAAGGGTGGCCATTGCCCGCGCCCTGGCCATGGACCCCAAGGTCATGCTGTTCGACGAACCGACCAGCGCCCTGGACCCGGAGATGATCAAGGAAGTGCTGGACGTGATGAAGGACCTGGCGCGCGGCGGCATGACCATGCTGGTGGTGACCCACGAGATGGGCTTTGCCCGTGAGGTGGCCGACCGGCTGCTGTTCTTCGATGGGGGCAACGTCGTGGAGGACACCACCCCCGAGGAGTTCTACAACAACCCCCAGCACGAGCGGGCCAAGCAGTTTTTAGGGAAGATTCTGGGGCACTGA
- a CDS encoding tetratricopeptide repeat protein → MDYKAVLADLRAHLPPGAGGGAAGVRRGSLRWLETQMRARGAGATAVRNIIYRDIGTAADRETLRAILAELAAEVGRPLPAAPAAPASTPLPAELELLGRSKKRAYRQFLAGVRAGRAPRLIVTGRAGAGKTVLLDSLDVTLRESGLVVKRLFLSGDVAGLLGLEAAPGTSYAQLAAAQSQAVRRAFPASGTLLVRVTDDLAFAGGPPRSADGSAVSAARWAAEHLLHAAPPGLAVLLALELASADDLRAVSPAAPPPEVIALHPPTPAEARGYLMARLGVPRAEADLLVAETGRHLDRLSLLVRLRGGGAGTDGPQLLTDPDIRRLAAATAALEASTPHAPAAAWSPELLRAALGAELRQLPPHARALLAGSDALGWTPTPALRAAWTGVGRAARAGALARLAGLSAAGEGEGRPVRLAALAALEDWPALAAQVRAHPDDARWLPPLWPAIRHGAADEARDDLAGAVVRHHAGRGEYHDSGLRDALFTLLEAARPTVRAWARVKLAESSLEAGNMDAAAEQLAHPDVSGLLSAAAPARGPWAVAACADALLLRAALARWAGDLDAATRDSADPRAAVGGPRAWLWRGLIAKDAGRWDEALGALASVPPSSPLLSARARYQEGDLRLRLGQPAAALTALRDAAARLETAGAGDEERARVLARSATALRRLGRVQEAHVTLGRALALLPPDPRRHADHVPRARLLSEALPVLLALGRPDDALAASVQALALLGGRSARPAEVQYRQRRTRYRVALVYLTRGLGGAYLQPLLGPARDHPDLRQARSLLDGLIDQPVTSSDRDGILLFDMHLSRALADPDPAVALTSVDRALALAAHPYEQAQARAMRAEVQVRLGRPADALAELNRAHALLRRVQPGLGDAPDPGLQAQLLTLEATATLADDGPQTLRWLRAALADPALAPFHAGVWRALGRALEEDEKGWALLRELHGPRTDALTHLRPGDALWLLELGEEGSGLPEAWD, encoded by the coding sequence GTGGATTACAAAGCGGTGCTGGCTGACCTGCGCGCCCACCTGCCCCCCGGCGCGGGCGGCGGCGCGGCCGGGGTGCGGCGCGGCAGCCTGCGCTGGCTCGAAACCCAGATGCGGGCGCGTGGGGCCGGGGCCACGGCGGTCCGCAACATCATCTACCGCGACATCGGCACGGCGGCGGACCGCGAGACCCTTAGGGCCATCCTGGCCGAACTGGCCGCCGAGGTGGGCCGCCCGCTGCCCGCCGCCCCGGCTGCCCCTGCCTCCACCCCGCTGCCTGCCGAACTGGAACTGCTGGGCCGCAGCAAGAAACGCGCCTACCGGCAGTTCCTGGCCGGGGTGCGGGCGGGCCGGGCACCCCGGTTGATCGTGACGGGCCGGGCAGGCGCAGGCAAGACCGTGCTGCTCGACAGCCTGGACGTGACGCTACGCGAGTCGGGGCTTGTGGTCAAAAGGCTCTTCCTGTCCGGTGACGTGGCCGGACTGCTGGGACTGGAAGCCGCGCCCGGCACCTCCTACGCGCAGCTGGCGGCAGCGCAGTCGCAGGCCGTGCGCCGCGCCTTTCCGGCGTCCGGCACGCTGCTGGTGCGGGTCACGGACGATCTGGCCTTCGCCGGAGGCCCGCCCCGCAGCGCCGACGGTTCGGCGGTGTCTGCCGCGCGCTGGGCCGCCGAACACCTGCTGCACGCCGCGCCGCCGGGGCTGGCGGTGTTGCTGGCACTGGAACTGGCCTCGGCCGACGATCTGCGGGCGGTGTCTCCCGCTGCGCCTCCTCCCGAGGTTATCGCGCTGCACCCGCCCACCCCCGCCGAGGCGCGCGGGTACCTGATGGCCCGCCTGGGCGTGCCGCGCGCCGAGGCCGATCTATTGGTGGCCGAGACCGGACGCCATCTGGACCGCCTGAGCCTGCTGGTGCGCCTGCGTGGTGGCGGGGCCGGGACGGACGGCCCGCAGCTGCTGACGGACCCCGACATCCGGCGGCTGGCCGCGGCGACGGCAGCCCTGGAGGCCAGCACGCCACACGCGCCCGCTGCCGCGTGGTCCCCCGAGCTGCTGCGGGCGGCGCTGGGGGCCGAACTGCGGCAGCTGCCCCCGCACGCCCGCGCCCTGCTGGCCGGTTCCGACGCGCTGGGCTGGACCCCCACGCCGGCCCTGCGCGCCGCCTGGACCGGGGTGGGCCGGGCGGCGCGGGCCGGGGCGCTGGCGCGACTGGCCGGTCTGTCGGCCGCCGGGGAGGGGGAGGGGCGGCCCGTTCGTCTCGCCGCGCTGGCGGCCCTGGAGGACTGGCCCGCGCTGGCGGCCCAGGTGCGGGCGCACCCGGACGACGCGCGCTGGCTGCCGCCGCTGTGGCCGGCCATCCGCCACGGCGCGGCGGACGAGGCCCGCGACGATCTGGCCGGCGCGGTGGTGCGGCATCACGCGGGCCGGGGCGAGTACCACGATTCGGGCCTGCGCGACGCGCTGTTCACGCTGCTGGAGGCCGCGCGGCCCACGGTGCGGGCCTGGGCGCGGGTCAAGCTGGCCGAGAGCAGCCTGGAAGCTGGAAACATGGACGCCGCCGCCGAACAGCTGGCCCATCCGGACGTGTCCGGCCTGCTCTCGGCGGCCGCGCCCGCCCGGGGGCCGTGGGCCGTGGCCGCCTGCGCCGACGCGCTGCTGCTGCGCGCGGCCCTGGCCCGCTGGGCCGGAGATCTGGACGCTGCCACCCGCGATAGTGCCGATCCGCGGGCAGCGGTAGGCGGGCCGCGGGCGTGGCTGTGGCGCGGGCTGATCGCCAAGGACGCCGGGCGCTGGGACGAGGCGCTGGGTGCCCTGGCCTCGGTGCCGCCTTCCAGCCCGCTGCTCTCGGCGCGCGCCCGCTACCAGGAAGGTGACCTGCGGCTGCGCCTGGGCCAGCCGGCCGCCGCCCTGACCGCCCTGCGCGACGCTGCAGCCCGGCTGGAAACGGCGGGGGCGGGTGACGAGGAACGGGCCCGTGTGCTGGCCCGCAGCGCCACCGCCCTGCGCCGCCTGGGCCGAGTGCAGGAGGCGCACGTCACCCTGGGCCGCGCCCTGGCGCTGCTGCCCCCCGATCCGCGCCGCCATGCCGATCACGTGCCGCGCGCCCGCCTGCTCTCGGAGGCCCTGCCGGTGCTGCTGGCGCTGGGCCGCCCGGACGACGCGCTGGCGGCTTCAGTGCAGGCGCTGGCCCTGCTTGGCGGCCGCAGCGCCCGCCCCGCCGAGGTGCAGTACCGCCAGCGCCGCACCCGCTACCGGGTGGCCCTGGTCTACCTGACGCGCGGGCTGGGCGGCGCGTACCTGCAACCGCTGCTGGGCCCGGCGCGCGACCATCCTGATCTGCGGCAGGCCCGCAGCCTGCTCGATGGTCTGATCGACCAGCCCGTCACCAGCAGTGACCGTGACGGCATCCTGCTGTTCGACATGCACCTGAGCCGGGCACTGGCGGACCCCGATCCGGCGGTGGCGCTGACCTCAGTGGACCGCGCCCTGGCCCTGGCCGCCCACCCCTACGAGCAGGCCCAGGCCCGCGCCATGCGTGCCGAAGTGCAGGTGCGCCTGGGCCGCCCCGCCGACGCCCTGGCCGAGCTGAACCGCGCCCACGCCCTGCTGCGCCGCGTTCAGCCGGGGCTGGGTGACGCCCCCGATCCTGGGTTGCAGGCACAGCTGCTGACCCTGGAGGCCACCGCCACCCTGGCCGACGATGGCCCCCAGACCCTGCGCTGGCTGCGGGCAGCCCTGGCGGACCCGGCCCTGGCCCCCTTCCACGCGGGCGTGTGGCGGGCGCTGGGGCGGGCTCTGGAGGAAGATGAGAAGGGATGGGCGTTATTGCGGGAATTGCATGGCCCACGCACCGATGCCCTGACCCACCTGCGCCCCGGTGACGCCCTGTGGCTGCTGGAGCTGGGGGAGGAGGGCAGTGGGCTGCCGGAAGCGTGGGATTAA
- a CDS encoding tetratricopeptide repeat protein, with protein MRKSILTTLTLSVALAATAAHAQSQQAAQALYDSGKWQEAALAAAALNTSAGLALAAEATTGGASLVADAQKKALFQKAQEYATSAIAKDRNNAEAYFELARAQGRLAQFSGILQSLGLAGDMKKNLDQAIALNPKMAGAYVALGLWHASLDEKGFIARRATGADRNQIAPNFEKAIALEPNVAVHRIEYANALILQKKPAEAAAQLQKAVTLPAETFWQKRDLESAKKTLAGLK; from the coding sequence ATGCGCAAATCCATCCTGACCACCCTTACCCTGAGCGTTGCCCTTGCGGCAACCGCCGCCCACGCCCAGAGCCAGCAGGCCGCCCAGGCCCTGTACGACTCGGGGAAGTGGCAGGAAGCGGCCCTGGCCGCCGCCGCCCTGAACACCAGCGCGGGCCTGGCCCTGGCTGCCGAGGCCACCACCGGCGGGGCCAGCCTTGTGGCCGACGCCCAGAAAAAGGCCCTGTTCCAGAAGGCCCAGGAGTACGCCACCAGCGCGATTGCCAAGGACAGGAACAATGCCGAGGCCTACTTTGAGCTGGCCCGCGCGCAGGGCCGTCTGGCGCAGTTCTCGGGCATCCTGCAGAGCCTGGGGCTGGCCGGCGACATGAAGAAGAACCTGGATCAGGCCATCGCCCTGAACCCGAAGATGGCCGGGGCCTACGTGGCCCTGGGCCTGTGGCACGCCAGCCTGGACGAGAAGGGCTTTATCGCCCGCCGCGCCACCGGAGCGGACCGCAACCAGATTGCCCCCAACTTCGAGAAGGCCATTGCGCTGGAGCCCAACGTGGCGGTCCACCGCATCGAGTACGCCAACGCCCTGATCCTGCAGAAGAAGCCGGCCGAGGCCGCCGCGCAGCTGCAGAAGGCCGTGACCCTGCCCGCCGAGACCTTCTGGCAGAAGCGGGACCTGGAAAGCGCGAAGAAGACGCTGGCCGGCCTGAAGTAA
- a CDS encoding PhzF family phenazine biosynthesis isomerase — MIAYSEVSAFTRTPGQGNRAGVVLDAAELSEAEMRELAAFLGASETVFVTRLGRSAVQVRYFTPTQEVEFCGHATLALGLMLAQAGHWRGGALELETLAGRVPLRLISEAGVPHQVWMQQQRHETRPLPTSLRAELAEALGIDARMIHRGLPMAAASTGLWSAFVPLLDPLILDALEPDLERIALLSGALEVGSVYAYAPMGVNRFAARDFAPALGIPEDPVTGSAGGALMALLAHGGRLPVRAGRACGVIYQGHALGTPGEVEVEIEMRGDAVVAVHVGGCAVLEREGLWKRRSGRQPD, encoded by the coding sequence ATGATCGCCTACAGCGAGGTCAGCGCCTTCACGCGCACGCCGGGCCAGGGCAACCGCGCCGGGGTGGTGCTGGACGCCGCCGAACTCAGCGAGGCCGAGATGCGCGAACTCGCCGCCTTCCTGGGCGCGTCCGAGACCGTGTTTGTTACCCGCCTGGGCCGCTCCGCCGTGCAGGTCCGCTACTTCACGCCCACGCAGGAGGTCGAGTTCTGCGGCCACGCCACGCTGGCGCTGGGGCTGATGCTGGCCCAGGCCGGGCACTGGCGCGGCGGGGCCCTGGAACTCGAGACCCTGGCGGGCCGCGTGCCGCTGCGCCTGATCAGCGAGGCGGGCGTGCCGCATCAGGTGTGGATGCAGCAGCAGCGGCACGAGACCCGCCCGCTGCCCACCAGCCTGCGCGCCGAACTGGCCGAGGCGCTGGGCATCGACGCCCGCATGATCCACCGCGGCCTGCCGATGGCCGCCGCGAGCACGGGGCTGTGGAGCGCCTTTGTGCCGCTGCTGGACCCGCTGATTCTGGATGCCCTGGAACCTGATCTGGAGCGCATCGCCCTGCTCAGCGGGGCGCTGGAGGTGGGCAGCGTGTACGCCTACGCGCCAATGGGTGTCAACCGCTTCGCGGCGCGGGACTTTGCCCCGGCGCTGGGCATCCCAGAAGACCCGGTGACCGGCAGCGCGGGCGGCGCGTTGATGGCCCTGCTGGCGCACGGGGGCCGCCTGCCGGTGCGCGCCGGGCGGGCCTGCGGCGTGATCTACCAGGGCCACGCCCTGGGCACTCCCGGCGAGGTGGAGGTGGAGATTGAGATGCGCGGCGACGCGGTGGTGGCCGTGCATGTCGGCGGATGCGCGGTGCTGGAGCGCGAGGGCCTGTGGAAGCGCCGGAGCGGCCGGCAGCCGGACTGA
- a CDS encoding Cof-type HAD-IIB family hydrolase, which produces MLGLICVDVDGTLIGTDNTVRDDVWAALADARARGVRIALCSGRPAIGNALEYARRLDPDGWHVFQNGASVVRVDSGESLSEALPEGALPMLTARAHAEDRLLEVYTDTEFGVTKPGTLAARHAALLGVPYHPRTPESLVGTRVRAQWVVPREQETAVTAEPHPGLDLHPAGSPAMPDTMFISITRAGISKGSAVRRVAAEYGLGMDRVMMVGDGENDVSAMRVVGHPVAMGNADPPALAAARYTVGHVDAGGLLEAVGLALTL; this is translated from the coding sequence ATGCTGGGACTGATTTGCGTGGATGTGGACGGAACCTTGATCGGCACGGACAACACCGTGCGGGATGACGTGTGGGCCGCGCTGGCGGACGCCCGGGCGCGGGGGGTCCGCATCGCGCTGTGCAGCGGACGGCCCGCCATCGGCAACGCGCTGGAATACGCGCGGCGGCTGGACCCCGACGGCTGGCACGTGTTTCAGAACGGAGCCAGCGTGGTGCGTGTGGACTCGGGCGAAAGTCTCTCCGAGGCCCTGCCGGAAGGTGCCCTGCCTATGCTGACCGCCCGCGCCCACGCCGAGGACCGCCTGCTGGAGGTCTACACCGACACCGAATTCGGCGTGACCAAACCCGGCACGCTGGCCGCACGCCACGCCGCGCTGCTGGGCGTGCCGTACCACCCTCGCACCCCCGAGTCGCTGGTGGGCACACGGGTGCGGGCGCAGTGGGTGGTGCCGCGCGAGCAGGAAACGGCGGTGACGGCTGAGCCGCATCCAGGCCTGGACCTGCACCCGGCAGGCAGCCCGGCCATGCCCGACACCATGTTTATCAGCATCACGCGGGCAGGCATCAGCAAGGGCAGCGCGGTGCGGCGGGTGGCAGCGGAATACGGCCTGGGCATGGACCGCGTGATGATGGTGGGCGACGGCGAGAACGACGTGAGCGCCATGCGCGTGGTGGGCCATCCGGTGGCGATGGGCAACGCGGACCCGCCGGCCCTGGCCGCCGCCCGCTACACGGTGGGCCACGTCGACGCGGGCGGTCTGCTGGAGGCCGTGGGCTTGGCACTGACGCTGTAA
- a CDS encoding DUF1622 domain-containing protein: MLETAQQTVELGARAIASLAEFSAAVVIAAAIVQALWRSVHALFLPRDAAANDEVKQNLRLQLGRWLAIALEFLLAADILLTAIAPTWEDIGKLGAIALIRTALNYFLEREIDASRRTRDQLKAGEDGA, translated from the coding sequence ATGCTGGAGACCGCCCAACAGACCGTCGAGCTTGGCGCGCGGGCCATCGCCTCGCTGGCCGAGTTCTCGGCAGCGGTTGTGATTGCCGCCGCGATTGTCCAGGCGCTGTGGCGTTCGGTCCATGCCCTATTTCTGCCGCGCGACGCGGCCGCCAACGACGAGGTCAAGCAGAACCTGCGCCTGCAACTCGGCCGCTGGCTCGCCATTGCGCTGGAGTTCCTGCTGGCCGCCGATATCCTGCTGACCGCCATTGCCCCCACCTGGGAGGACATCGGCAAGCTGGGAGCCATCGCGCTGATCCGCACCGCGCTCAACTACTTTCTGGAACGGGAGATCGATGCCAGCCGCCGCACCAGGGACCAGCTCAAGGCGGGTGAGGATGGGGCGTAG